The following are from one region of the Actinoplanes sp. L3-i22 genome:
- a CDS encoding SelT/SelW/SelH family protein, with product MTNRTPRLEIEYCTQCRWLLRAAWLAQELLTTFPRDLGEVALVPGVGGVFEVRLDGESLWNRKPDGFPDLPELKRLVRDRVAPGRDLGHSDRKDTPPAEPQPS from the coding sequence GTGACGAACCGGACGCCCCGCCTCGAGATCGAGTACTGCACCCAGTGCCGCTGGCTGCTGCGAGCCGCCTGGCTGGCGCAGGAGCTTCTGACCACGTTCCCCCGCGATCTCGGCGAGGTGGCGCTGGTCCCCGGCGTCGGCGGCGTCTTCGAGGTCCGGCTGGACGGCGAGTCGCTCTGGAACCGCAAACCGGACGGCTTCCCCGACCTGCCCGAGCTCAAGCGCCTGGTCCGTGACCGGGTGGCGCCCGGCCGCGACCTGGGCCACTCCGACCGCAAGGACACGCCCCCGGCCGAGCCGCAGCCGTCCTGA